From the genome of Solidesulfovibrio carbinolicus, one region includes:
- a CDS encoding acyl-homoserine-lactone synthase: protein MQIEYNPRERLNGGVSLGLPYEAAQDVTARVLRTQDVEAAYRLRHEVFAKELRWVPLADDGLEHDVYDVQAKHFGVFRDRKILSYLRLVSPEHRYMLEKEFRALVSPDHDIRKAPDTREVSRLCVSFDERGTKVRTSIGSIGVSMMLYRQVYQWCIPNKVRYLYLVVEYKVLRLLKMFGFPCVLVGEPTRMPDGVVAAAAIMDWREFEAKNLLSRPELLDWFNQDPEYRGGLLPPPPVAYSERQVSL, encoded by the coding sequence ATGCAGATCGAATACAATCCACGAGAGCGTCTGAACGGCGGCGTCTCGTTGGGCTTGCCGTATGAAGCCGCCCAGGACGTCACGGCCAGGGTGTTGCGGACGCAGGACGTCGAGGCCGCCTATCGGTTGCGGCATGAGGTGTTCGCCAAGGAGTTGCGGTGGGTGCCGCTTGCCGACGACGGCCTGGAGCATGATGTCTATGACGTCCAGGCCAAGCATTTTGGCGTGTTTCGGGATCGGAAGATTCTGTCTTACCTGCGCCTGGTGTCGCCGGAGCATCGCTACATGCTGGAAAAGGAATTTCGCGCCCTGGTCTCGCCGGACCACGACATTCGCAAGGCCCCGGACACTCGCGAAGTCTCCCGCTTGTGCGTCAGTTTCGACGAGCGCGGCACGAAGGTGCGGACATCCATCGGCTCGATAGGTGTGTCTATGATGCTCTATCGACAGGTCTACCAATGGTGCATCCCCAACAAGGTCCGCTACCTGTATCTGGTGGTCGAATACAAGGTGCTGCGGCTACTCAAGATGTTCGGCTTTCCCTGCGTGCTGGTCGGTGAGCCGACGCGGATGCCCGACGGCGTGGTGGCGGCGGCGGCGATCATGGACTGGCGGGAATTCGAGGCGAAAAACCTGCTCTCGCGGCCCGAACTGCTGGACTGGTTCAATCAGGATCCAGAATACCGAGGTGGGTTGCTACCGCCACCGCCTGTGGCCTATTCTGAACGTCAAGTTTCTTTATGA
- a CDS encoding LuxR family transcriptional regulator, translated as MSQNDGPRKLPRLSKLDALTLLDITVKCLECSTEADYKQIFALLNTIVPFDQSTSGLAKLSPDGAVESYELANINYPVEWLQTYKEKNFSGIDVIVKRNFTSFTPQYWDQTYKAHKPAREFITLASDFNLVHGYTYGARPFGFCKQASLFSFSGNFKKYDPIVIAILQTIVPHLHLASSRIIESRLIQHNRKLLSGREREVLSWLKHGKSSWDISAILQISECTVNYHIYNIIKKLDVQNRPQAVAVATHLGILDPD; from the coding sequence ATGTCTCAAAACGATGGCCCAAGAAAACTGCCGCGACTGTCCAAACTTGACGCGCTTACCCTGCTCGACATCACGGTCAAATGTCTGGAGTGCAGCACGGAAGCCGACTACAAGCAGATATTTGCCCTTTTAAACACCATCGTGCCCTTCGACCAGTCCACTTCGGGCCTGGCCAAGCTGAGCCCGGACGGCGCGGTCGAGTCCTACGAACTGGCCAACATCAACTATCCCGTCGAGTGGCTCCAGACCTACAAAGAAAAGAACTTCAGCGGCATCGACGTCATCGTCAAACGCAACTTCACGTCTTTTACCCCGCAATACTGGGACCAGACCTACAAAGCGCACAAGCCGGCCCGCGAGTTCATCACCCTGGCCTCGGACTTCAACCTGGTCCATGGCTACACTTACGGCGCCAGACCGTTCGGTTTTTGCAAACAGGCCAGCTTGTTTTCCTTTTCCGGAAATTTCAAGAAATATGACCCGATCGTCATTGCCATTTTGCAGACCATCGTCCCCCATCTGCACCTGGCCTCTTCGAGAATCATCGAGTCGCGCCTGATCCAGCACAATCGCAAATTGCTCTCCGGCCGCGAGCGGGAAGTCCTCAGCTGGCTCAAGCACGGCAAAAGCTCCTGGGATATTTCAGCCATACTTCAGATAAGCGAATGTACCGTCAATTATCATATCTACAACATCATAAAGAAACTTGACGTTCAGAATAGGCCACAGGCGGTGGCGGTAGCAACCCACCTCGGTATTCTGGATCCTGATTGA
- a CDS encoding IscA/HesB family protein, whose amino-acid sequence MVELTESAKTQLDGYFADKEKTPVRIYLSSGGUAGPRLALALDEPREADEVLDVSGYTFVIEKELYEKASPLKVDMTYMGFSVTSSLELGGGSGCGSSCSGGSCSV is encoded by the coding sequence ATGGTTGAGTTGACGGAATCGGCAAAGACCCAGCTGGATGGGTATTTCGCCGACAAGGAAAAGACCCCGGTCCGTATTTACCTGTCGTCTGGCGGCTGAGCGGGTCCGAGACTGGCGCTGGCTCTGGATGAGCCGCGCGAAGCGGACGAGGTGCTCGACGTTTCCGGATACACCTTTGTCATCGAGAAGGAGCTTTACGAGAAGGCTTCCCCGCTGAAGGTCGACATGACCTACATGGGCTTTTCGGTGACTTCCAGCCTGGAACTGGGCGGCGGCAGCGGCTGCGGCTCGTCCTGTTCCGGCGGTTCCTGCTCGGTCTAA
- a CDS encoding response regulator transcription factor produces MPGTILIVDDEVHIRMLLEQTLEELEEDYGVEILSAQNGEEGLGLIKSRKPDVVFLDIMMPKLNGYEVCQRVKEDPEATGIGIVLLTAKGQEVDRRQGLELGASRYMTKPFDPDEVLKVAKELLGLDP; encoded by the coding sequence ATGCCCGGAACGATTCTCATCGTCGATGATGAGGTCCATATCCGTATGCTCCTGGAGCAGACGCTGGAAGAGCTGGAAGAGGATTATGGCGTGGAGATTCTTTCCGCCCAAAACGGCGAGGAAGGTCTGGGACTCATCAAGTCCCGCAAGCCCGACGTCGTGTTCCTCGACATCATGATGCCCAAGCTCAACGGCTATGAGGTCTGCCAACGCGTCAAGGAAGACCCCGAAGCCACCGGCATCGGCATCGTGCTGCTGACCGCCAAGGGCCAGGAGGTCGACCGCCGCCAAGGCCTGGAACTCGGGGCCAGCCGCTACATGACCAAGCCTTTCGATCCCGACGAAGTGCTCAAGGTGGCCAAGGAACTGCTCGGACTCGACCCCTGA
- a CDS encoding HD domain-containing phosphohydrolase, which yields MVPLRRLLKKRALAPLLDRASRMLGPGWAATVIDAADPIPANVHRLDPLRQDGLILGYLACTPPGGAPPDPAGEAALAATARFAADCLETIIDGEALRRTLAAETLVKYREVSLLHRATTGLNTSLRPREVALALLDECRRGELPADCGMVFLREAADAPFAPAVSFGQTIACRLDNIAASALFAAIIASRKGEIINDLAADKRWAGEADVASLLVYPLSASDKCVGMLVLAGPAPMLFEASHLQHVGTLAAVAGIALDNALHFKSVQTLINSLMQALATAIDARDPFTSGHSQRVARLGVALARAVHRDEGAFAGVAFTPSDLEELLYAGLLHDVGKIGIREEVLTKATRLSAGTMAVIGQRLALLGQLQGRDYGPEAEHLARINAADAVTDEDLALLDSISQLRLDTAHGALPVLEPDETACLRIARGNLTPEERKEIERHPEESRRILQHIPFPENMARLLAIISQHHERLDGSGYPDGLRGQAILLQSRIIAIVDIYDAITMARHYKPALSRQRALSILGDEAARGRIDGELVALLAANIEAVERDSARLETGFDLGELLLAPFPDLS from the coding sequence ATGGTGCCGCTGCGGCGACTGCTCAAAAAAAGGGCCCTGGCCCCCCTGCTCGACCGGGCCAGCCGCATGTTGGGCCCGGGTTGGGCCGCCACGGTCATCGACGCCGCCGATCCCATCCCGGCAAACGTCCATCGGCTCGACCCCCTGCGCCAGGACGGCCTGATCCTGGGCTATCTGGCCTGCACGCCGCCAGGAGGCGCGCCCCCGGACCCGGCCGGCGAGGCCGCCCTGGCCGCAACGGCCCGGTTCGCCGCCGACTGCCTGGAAACCATCATCGACGGCGAGGCCCTGCGCCGGACTCTGGCCGCCGAAACCCTGGTCAAATACCGCGAAGTCTCCCTGCTCCACCGGGCCACCACCGGCTTAAACACCTCCCTGCGGCCCCGCGAAGTCGCCCTGGCGCTTTTGGACGAATGCCGCCGCGGCGAACTGCCGGCCGACTGCGGCATGGTGTTTTTGCGCGAAGCCGCCGACGCCCCTTTCGCGCCGGCCGTGAGCTTTGGCCAGACCATTGCCTGCCGGCTGGACAACATCGCCGCCTCGGCCCTTTTTGCCGCCATCATCGCCAGCCGCAAGGGCGAAATCATAAACGACCTGGCCGCCGACAAACGCTGGGCCGGCGAGGCCGACGTGGCCTCCCTGCTGGTCTATCCCCTTTCGGCTTCGGACAAGTGCGTGGGCATGCTGGTCCTGGCCGGGCCGGCCCCCATGCTGTTCGAGGCCAGCCACCTCCAGCACGTCGGCACCCTGGCCGCCGTGGCCGGCATCGCCCTGGACAACGCCCTGCATTTCAAGTCCGTCCAGACCCTGATCAATTCCCTTATGCAGGCCCTGGCCACGGCCATTGACGCCCGGGACCCCTTCACCTCGGGCCATTCCCAGCGGGTGGCCCGCCTCGGCGTGGCCCTGGCCCGGGCCGTGCACCGCGACGAAGGCGCCTTTGCCGGCGTGGCCTTCACCCCAAGCGACCTTGAGGAACTGCTCTACGCCGGGCTGCTCCACGACGTGGGCAAGATCGGCATCCGCGAGGAAGTGCTCACCAAGGCCACCCGCCTGTCCGCCGGGACCATGGCCGTCATCGGCCAGCGCCTGGCCCTGCTCGGCCAGCTCCAGGGACGAGATTACGGGCCTGAGGCGGAACACCTGGCCCGGATCAACGCCGCCGACGCCGTCACTGACGAAGACCTCGCCCTGCTGGACAGCATCAGCCAGCTGCGCCTGGACACCGCCCACGGGGCCCTGCCCGTGCTCGAACCGGACGAAACCGCCTGCCTGCGCATCGCCCGGGGCAACCTGACCCCCGAGGAACGCAAGGAAATCGAGCGCCATCCCGAGGAAAGCCGGCGCATCCTCCAACACATCCCCTTCCCCGAGAACATGGCCCGACTGCTCGCCATCATCTCCCAGCACCACGAACGTCTGGACGGCTCGGGCTACCCCGACGGCCTGCGCGGCCAGGCCATCTTGCTGCAAAGCCGCATCATCGCCATTGTCGATATCTACGACGCCATCACCATGGCCCGTCATTACAAGCCGGCCCTGTCCCGGCAGCGGGCGCTGTCGATTCTTGGCGACGAGGCCGCCCGGGGCCGCATCGACGGCGAGCTGGTGGCTCTGCTGGCGGCCAACATCGAGGCCGTGGAGCGCGACAGCGCCCGTCTGGAAACCGGCTTCGACCTCGGCGAGCTGCTGTTGGCCCCGTTCCCCGACCTTTCCTGA
- a CDS encoding IscA/HesB family protein: protein MVSLSDSARTELDNYFADKQKTPIRVYLNKGGCCGPSLTLALDEPRDNDDVFDLNGYTFVVDKELAAMASPIDIDMTDYGFTVKSSLQLGGGSCGSGGCGGGSGGCGGGSCS, encoded by the coding sequence ATGGTTTCTTTGAGCGATTCGGCCCGGACCGAACTGGACAACTACTTTGCCGACAAACAAAAAACGCCCATCCGCGTCTATCTCAACAAGGGCGGTTGCTGCGGTCCGTCCCTGACCCTGGCCCTGGACGAGCCCCGGGACAACGACGACGTCTTTGATTTAAACGGTTACACCTTTGTCGTGGACAAGGAACTGGCGGCCATGGCCAGCCCCATCGACATCGACATGACCGACTACGGATTCACCGTGAAATCAAGCCTGCAGCTTGGCGGCGGCTCCTGCGGCTCCGGGGGTTGCGGCGGCGGTTCCGGCGGCTGCGGCGGCGGCTCCTGTTCCTGA